TGCCAAAGCGGGTGCCAATGCGCCATTTCTGAGTATTCCAGAAATTGCCACCACTTGCTTGACTCTGCTGAATGCTGTACCATTCCCTGTCCGTATATTCGTCATAGAATTTGAAGAAGGCAATCGGTTCAATCAGGCCGAGGTCGAGCGCGCGGCGTGCAGCTACGAGAGAACTCACTTTGAATTGACGTGCAACAGGCTGATAAGGATCGCTTGTCCGCTCAGCTATAGGCCAAAAGGCTCGCAACTCCTCTGCTGGCACCAAAAACTCCGCCGCTACCTGGTCACAAAATCTCTCTGTGGTATTAGAATCGAACTTCAGATGTTCAAAACTGGATAGCCCAGTCTTTCCCACAAAAAGATGTGCGAGTTCATGAGCCAGGGTGAACATCTGCGCTGCTTTGAAGTCGGCATTGTTCACAAAGACCAACGGAGCATACTCATCTACAAGAGCAAAACCCTGAAATTCATCCGGATCGAGTTTGCGTCTTGTATTATTGCCCACAACACCATTGAAAACCACCAGCACGCCGACATCCTCGGCTCTACTCCGCAAATGCCCAAGTGCATCCGTCCAGGTAGATATAGATGCTGCCCAATCGTGAGCAAGTTGCAGGGCATCGCGCATCGCACGGGCGACTTGCAGGGGATCGCCATCTATCTCATAGCTTCCAATGAAGTTCAGCGGTCTGGCACCCTCCCCGATCAACTCCTCGCGCATCCAGGCTTGACGACGCTGCATCAAATAAATAGTATCGAGAAGATTGACACTCGGCTGCAGATCATTGTCTCGGGTACGAAAATCGGGTATTGGCAAGAGATCTTTGGGCGGCTCTGTCAAATATAGCAAGCCCAAAGCAGTATGCGTACGCTGGGCAAGTCTGTCTGCCTGAGCAATGCTGATCCTGCCATCGCGCTCCCACGCCAACACGCGCTCCGGCTTCACCTGCATCTTATCCGCCAGTTGCTCGGCATCAATGCGCGCCCGCTCCCGCGCCCACCGCAACACAGCAGGCTGCAATGTTATTTGCAAACGTCGGCTACTCATGGGTTACAACCTCTATCATTAACCTCTGCTACAATCGTCACATCACCCAATTCTTCCATAGCCCCTTCAAAGACTTCTACCCTCAAATTATTTCGCGCGGCCTCACTATGGTTCTTCAAGTCTGTGAGAGTATATCCAATATCGCGATGCTGTGCAATAGGTGTCAAACGTGCTCGGTTGTGCCAGTGATCATTTGGTTTTCCATCAAACAACCATCAAACAAATTTCAAAACAGTAAGTGATTTGATAACAATAGTTTATGAAACCGAACTGGTACTGCCGAGTAATTTTTCGAGTTTTCTATCAAACAACCATCAAGCAACCGTCAAACAAAGTTGAAAAAATTATGCCCGCAGTCAATCGAGAGCTTGAAAAACAACGCTTCTTTACTAAATCCTTTACTAAACTCTCACAATATTCTAAAATTTAGTAAAGAACAAGTCTTTTTAAAACAAATATTTATATATTTTTCTTTTATGTATTAC
This genomic window from Gemmatimonadota bacterium contains:
- a CDS encoding ImmA/IrrE family metallo-endopeptidase: MSSRRLQITLQPAVLRWARERARIDAEQLADKMQVKPERVLAWERDGRISIAQADRLAQRTHTALGLLYLTEPPKDLLPIPDFRTRDNDLQPSVNLLDTIYLMQRRQAWMREELIGEGARPLNFIGSYEIDGDPLQVARAMRDALQLAHDWAASISTWTDALGHLRSRAEDVGVLVVFNGVVGNNTRRKLDPDEFQGFALVDEYAPLVFVNNADFKAAQMFTLAHELAHLFVGKTGLSSFEHLKFDSNTTERFCDQVAAEFLVPAEELRAFWPIAERTSDPYQPVARQFKVSSLVAARRALDLGLIEPIAFFKFYDEYTDREWYSIQQSQASGGNFWNTQKWRIGTRFGTAIFRAVKEGRLLYREAYNLTGLKGETFENMRDKMEIQV